In Candidatus Thorarchaeota archaeon, one DNA window encodes the following:
- a CDS encoding fumarylacetoacetate hydrolase family protein, whose protein sequence is MRLVTYSRLGVPSCGIELENGVLDIPDAASRFGRTYHVKGKKFPDTIVDLLRWDAGIQVVQQILDRYATTPLEERPMTLRPKDIRLEAPIYRPGKIIGLGLNYRDHAEETKREIPAHPVVFAKFPSSVIGPDEEIPFPGVTKKLDWEVELGVVIGKTCKNVRASDAKE, encoded by the coding sequence ATGAGGCTCGTCACATATTCCAGGTTAGGAGTCCCTTCATGCGGGATTGAGCTTGAGAACGGTGTTCTGGATATTCCAGATGCCGCCTCACGATTCGGACGAACCTACCATGTGAAGGGCAAGAAGTTCCCTGACACAATAGTCGACCTTCTCCGCTGGGATGCAGGCATACAGGTGGTGCAACAGATACTTGACCGGTATGCCACGACTCCACTGGAGGAACGCCCGATGACACTCCGGCCCAAAGACATCCGACTCGAAGCACCAATCTACCGGCCGGGAAAGATTATTGGTCTGGGTCTCAACTACAGAGACCATGCAGAGGAGACAAAACGCGAGATTCCTGCTCACCCGGTTGTCTTTGCCAAGTTTCCGTCGAGCGTTATCGGTCCTGATGAGGAGATACCCTTTCCCGGTGTGACAAAGAAGCTAGACTGGGAGGTTGAGCTTGGAGTCGTCATTGGTAAGACATGCAAGAATGTCCGCGCCTCCGATGCGAAAGAGTAA